The Bos taurus isolate L1 Dominette 01449 registration number 42190680 breed Hereford chromosome 18, ARS-UCD2.0, whole genome shotgun sequence genome has a window encoding:
- the LOC112442253 gene encoding uncharacterized protein, whose product MAAILVNRDIDHFCHCEKFYWTTGLSTGDSDLGGKGQEESQTSSYQNNVQYTCTALHVIHDLATSNVKAMPVGQPKMGGSWWRDLTECGPLGKGMANQYSCLEKSMNSMKRQNDRILKEELPRSGGAQYATGDQWRNNSRKNEGMEPKQKQYPAVDATGNRSKVQCCKEQYCIGTWNVRSMNQGKLEVVKQEMARVNVNSLGISELKWTGMGEFNSDDHYIYYCGQESLRRNGVAIMVNKRVRNAVLGCNLKNDRMISVCFQGKPFNITVIQGYAPTSNAEEAEVERFCEDLQDLLELTPQKDVLFIIGDWNAKVGSQKTPGVTGKFGLGIWNEAGQRLIEFCQENALVITNTLFQQYKRRLYTWTSPDGQHRNQIDYILCSQRWRSSIRSAKTRPEADCGSDHELLIAKCRLKLKKAGKTTRPFRYDLNQIPYDYTVEVRNRFKGLDLIDRVPDELWMEVRDIVQETGIKTIPVEKKCKKAKWLSGEALQIAVKRREAKSKGEKERYKPLNAEFQSIARRDKKAFCRDQCKEIEENNRMGKTRDLFKKIRDTKGTFHAKMGSMKDRNGMDLTEAEDIKRWQEYTEELYKKDLHDPDNHDGVITDLEPDILECEVKWALESITTNKASGGDGIPVELFQILKDDAVKVLH is encoded by the coding sequence ATGGCTGCCATATTGGTCAATAGAGACATAGACCATTTCTGTCACTGTGAGAAGTTCTACTGGACAACTGGTCTAAGCACTGGAGACAGCGATCTAGGTGGAAAGGGGCAAGAGGAGAGTCAGACTAGTTCATACCAGAATAATGTGCAGTACACATGTACAGCTCTCCATGTAATTCATGATTTGGCAACAAGCAATGTgaaagccatgcccgtggggcaacccaagatgggcgggtcatggtggagagatctgacagaatgtggtccactggggaagggaatggcaaaccagtattcttgccttgagaagtccatgaatagtatgaaaaggcaaaatgataggatactgaaagaggaactccccaggtcaggaggtgcccaatatgctactggagatcagtggagaaataactccagaaagaatgaagggatggagccaaagcaaaaacaatacccagctgtggatgcgactggtaatagaagcaaggtccaatgctgtaaagagcaatattgcataggaacctggaatgtcaggtccatgaatcaaggcaaattggaagtggtcaaacaagagatggcaagagtgaatgtcaacagtctaggaatcagcgaactaaaatggactggaatgggtgaatttaactcagatgaccattatatctactactgcgggcaggaatccctcagaagaaatggagtggccatcatggtcaacaaaagagtccgaaatgcagtacttggatgcaatctcaaaaacgacagaatgatctctgtttgtttccaaggcaaaccattcaatatcacagtaatccaaggctatgccccaaccagtaacgctgaagaagctgaagttgaacggttttgtgaagacctacaagaccttttagaactaacgccccaaaaagatgtccttttcattataggggactggaatgcaaaagtaggaagtcaaaaaacacctggagtaacaggcaaatttggccttggaatatggaatgaagcagggcaaaggctaatagagttttgccaagaaaatgcactggtcataacaaacaccctcttccaacaatacaagagaagactctacacatggacatcaccagatggtcaacaccgaaatcagattgattatattctttgcagccaaagatggagaagctctatacggtcagcaaaaacaagaccagaagctgactgtggctcagatcatgaactccttattgccaaatgcagacttaaattgaagaaagcagggaaaaccactagaccattcaggtatgacctaaatcaaatcccttatgattatacagtggaagtgagaaatagatttaagggactagatctgatagatagagtgcctgatgaactatggatggaggttcgtgacattgtacaggagacagggatcaagaccatccccgtggaaaagaaatgcaaaaaagcaaaatggctgtctggggaggccttacaaatagctgtgaaaagaagagaagccaaaagcaaaggagaaaaggaaagatataagcctctcaatgcagagttccaaagtatagcaagaagagataagaaagcattctgcagggaccaatgcaaagaaatagaggaaaacaacagaatgggaaagactagagatctcttcaagaaaattagagataccaagggaacatttcatgcaaagatgggctcgatgaaggacagaaatggtatggacctaacagaagcagaagatattaagagatggcaagaatacacagaagaactgtacaaaaaagatcttcacgacccagataatcacgatggtgtgatcactgacctagagccagacatcctggaatgtgaagtcaagtgggccttagaaagcatcactacaaacaaagctagtggaggtgatggaattccagttgagctatttcaaatcctaaaagatgatgctgtgaaagtgctgcactga